A region of Bradyrhizobium sp. SZCCHNS1050 DNA encodes the following proteins:
- a CDS encoding 2-keto-4-pentenoate hydratase — protein MRAPDQPASAAGILRQHWSEGSKLAELPPELRPRDRAEGYAIQAELERHSPKPLFGWKIAATSEAGQRHINVAGPMAGRILAETVLPVGGTASMAGNAMRVAEPEFAFRLGRDLPPRPTPYDVAEVLAAVDTLHPAIEIPDSRFADFVSAGEAQLIADNACAHLFVLGEASTADWRSRDLIAERPRIALRGETFIGHGRNVLGDPLIALAWLVNELSALGVPARAGQVVTTGTCHPPLPIGSGDHMEADFGDLGQVSVRFE, from the coding sequence ATGCGCGCACCGGATCAGCCAGCCAGCGCCGCGGGCATCCTGCGCCAGCATTGGAGCGAAGGCAGCAAGCTGGCAGAGCTGCCGCCGGAGCTGCGTCCGAGAGACCGCGCCGAAGGCTATGCCATCCAGGCCGAGCTCGAGCGCCACTCGCCCAAGCCATTATTTGGCTGGAAGATTGCGGCGACCAGCGAGGCCGGCCAGCGCCATATCAATGTCGCCGGTCCGATGGCCGGGCGGATCCTGGCCGAAACGGTGCTGCCGGTCGGCGGCACCGCGTCGATGGCCGGCAACGCGATGCGGGTCGCCGAGCCGGAGTTCGCGTTCCGCCTCGGACGCGATCTGCCGCCCAGACCGACACCTTATGATGTCGCGGAGGTGCTGGCCGCGGTCGACACGCTGCACCCCGCGATCGAAATTCCCGATTCGCGGTTCGCCGACTTCGTCAGCGCCGGCGAGGCGCAACTGATCGCCGACAATGCCTGCGCGCATCTGTTCGTGCTGGGCGAGGCCAGCACCGCCGACTGGCGCAGCCGCGACCTGATCGCGGAGCGGCCGCGCATCGCGCTGCGTGGCGAGACCTTCATCGGCCACGGCCGCAACGTGCTCGGTGATCCGCTGATAGCGCTGGCCTGGCTGGTCAACGAGCTCAGCGCGCTCGGCGTGCCCGCGCGGGCAGGGCAGGTGGTCACGACCGGCACCTGTCATCCGCCGCTGCCGATCGGCAGCGGGGACCACATGGAGGCCGATTTCGGCGATCTGGGGCAGGTATCGGTGCGGTTCGAGTAG
- a CDS encoding L,D-transpeptidase, with the protein MPASRISIRTKAGSRQRGWLHVWGHVIPVALGRGGVLANKREGDGGTPRGTFRPRRLWWRADRHSRPRTFLPVRPIGPEDAWCEDPADRHYNQAIRLHGDHPGDRLARQDHLYDFIIEIDHNTRPRIASRGSAVFLHLARPNFGPTAGCVAMTRPAMLRLLQRIGPRTRIVIE; encoded by the coding sequence ATGCCAGCATCGCGGATCTCGATTCGCACCAAAGCCGGGTCGCGGCAGCGCGGCTGGCTCCATGTCTGGGGCCATGTCATCCCGGTGGCGCTCGGCCGCGGCGGCGTCCTGGCCAACAAGCGCGAGGGCGATGGTGGCACCCCCCGGGGGACCTTCCGGCCCCGGCGGCTGTGGTGGCGGGCCGATCGTCATTCGCGTCCGCGCACCTTTCTGCCGGTCCGGCCGATTGGCCCGGAGGATGCGTGGTGCGAGGACCCGGCCGACCGGCATTACAACCAGGCGATCCGGCTGCACGGCGACCATCCCGGAGACCGGCTGGCGCGCCAGGACCATCTGTACGATTTCATCATCGAGATCGACCACAACACGCGGCCGCGGATCGCCAGCCGCGGCAGCGCCGTGTTCCTGCATCTAGCGCGGCCGAATTTCGGCCCGACCGCAGGCTGCGTGGCCATGACCCGGCCGGCGATGCTGCGTCTGTTGCAAAGAATCGGTCCGCGCACCAGAATCGTCATCGAATGA
- a CDS encoding response regulator transcription factor, translated as MANARKILIVDDDTDLRDALMEQLSLHDEFEAQAVDTGAKGATAAKANSPDLVLMDVGLPDTDGREVVRSLRKGGFKAPIIMLTGHDTDSDTILGLESGANDYVAKPFRFAVLLARIRAQLRQHEASEDAVFSVGPYSFRPGSKMLTGANARKVRLTEKETAILRFLYRAGQQPVSRETLLQEVWGYNSGVTTHTLETHIYRLRQKIEKDAANPEILVTEAGGYKLVP; from the coding sequence ATGGCCAATGCCCGCAAGATCCTGATCGTGGATGACGACACCGATCTGCGCGATGCCCTGATGGAGCAGCTCTCGCTGCATGACGAGTTCGAAGCCCAGGCCGTCGATACCGGCGCCAAAGGCGCCACCGCCGCAAAGGCCAATTCACCCGACCTGGTTCTGATGGACGTCGGCCTGCCCGACACCGATGGCCGCGAAGTGGTGCGGTCCCTGCGCAAGGGCGGCTTCAAGGCGCCGATCATCATGCTGACCGGGCACGATACCGATTCGGACACGATTCTCGGGCTCGAATCCGGCGCCAACGACTATGTCGCCAAGCCCTTCCGCTTCGCCGTGCTGCTGGCACGCATCCGGGCCCAGCTTCGCCAGCACGAGGCCAGCGAGGACGCGGTGTTCTCGGTCGGCCCCTACAGCTTCCGGCCGGGCTCGAAGATGCTGACCGGCGCCAACGCCCGCAAGGTCCGCCTGACGGAGAAGGAAACGGCGATCCTGCGCTTCCTGTACCGCGCCGGCCAGCAGCCGGTGTCGCGCGAGACGCTGTTGCAGGAGGTCTGGGGCTACAATTCCGGCGTCACCACCCACACGCTGGAAACGCACATTTACCGTCTGCGGCAGAAGATCGAGAAAGATGCCGCGAATCCGGAGATTCTGGTGACGGAGGCCGGTGGCTACAAGTTGGTACCGTGA
- a CDS encoding cyclic nucleotide-binding domain-containing protein produces MSIEDDIALLERVPTLRLLGSDSLRMIAIGSEQRNIQSGETLFREGDTADCGYVVQRGSLRISDEVGAEIVATPTMLIGELALLVEMRRPATATALEYSTVVRISRSLFQRVLESDAKAARRLRDEFAHRASRIANDIMAAGAKLTS; encoded by the coding sequence ATGTCGATCGAAGACGATATTGCGCTATTGGAGCGGGTCCCAACATTGCGCCTGCTGGGAAGCGACTCGCTGCGCATGATCGCCATCGGCTCCGAGCAGCGTAACATCCAGAGCGGAGAGACCCTGTTCCGCGAGGGGGACACCGCCGATTGCGGCTATGTCGTGCAGCGCGGGTCGTTGCGCATCAGCGACGAGGTCGGTGCCGAGATCGTCGCCACGCCGACCATGCTGATCGGCGAGCTGGCGCTGCTGGTCGAGATGCGGCGCCCGGCGACCGCGACGGCCCTGGAATATTCGACCGTGGTGCGGATCTCGCGCAGCCTGTTTCAGCGTGTGCTGGAAAGCGACGCCAAGGCGGCGCGCCGGCTGCGCGACGAGTTCGCCCACCGCGCCAGCCGAATCGCCAACGACATCATGGCGGCCGGGGCCAAGCTGACTTCGTGA
- a CDS encoding exodeoxyribonuclease III, giving the protein MRLVLTTWNINSVRLRIDLVAKLIKQVRPDVLCLQETKCIDDAFPLKRFKRLGYEHVALNGQKGYHGVAVISKWPFEETNVRTFCDKVDSRHITVAFGEKAQLAQPLVLHNFYVPAGGDIPDPALNPKFEHKLQFLDEMKACEPLHPRGDDRHILVGDLNVAPHEHDVWSHKQLLKVVSHTPIECEKLLAAQTHGEWVDVARERIPMSEKVYTWWSYRAADWTVGDRGRRLDHIWVSRALKDRVSDFRILRDARSWERPSDHVPVTVTLDVS; this is encoded by the coding sequence ATGCGTCTCGTCCTGACCACCTGGAACATCAACTCGGTGCGCCTGCGCATCGACCTCGTCGCCAAGCTCATCAAGCAGGTCAGGCCCGATGTGCTGTGCCTGCAGGAGACCAAGTGCATCGACGACGCCTTTCCGCTGAAGCGCTTCAAGAGGCTCGGCTATGAGCACGTCGCGCTGAACGGGCAGAAGGGCTATCACGGCGTCGCCGTGATCTCGAAATGGCCGTTCGAGGAGACCAACGTCCGCACCTTCTGCGACAAGGTGGATTCGCGCCACATCACGGTGGCGTTCGGCGAAAAGGCGCAGCTCGCGCAGCCGCTGGTGCTGCACAATTTCTATGTGCCCGCAGGCGGCGACATTCCCGACCCCGCGCTCAATCCGAAATTCGAGCACAAGCTGCAATTCCTCGACGAAATGAAGGCGTGCGAGCCGCTGCATCCACGCGGCGACGACCGGCATATCCTGGTCGGCGATCTCAACGTCGCGCCGCATGAGCACGATGTCTGGTCGCACAAGCAGCTCCTGAAGGTGGTGTCGCACACGCCGATCGAATGTGAAAAGCTGTTGGCGGCGCAGACCCATGGCGAATGGGTCGATGTCGCTCGCGAGCGCATCCCGATGTCGGAGAAGGTCTACACCTGGTGGAGCTACCGCGCGGCCGACTGGACCGTCGGCGATCGCGGCCGAAGGCTCGACCACATCTGGGTGTCACGCGCACTGAAGGACCGGGTCAGCGATTTCAGGATCCTGCGCGACGCCCGCAGCTGGGAGCGGCCGTCGGATCACGTGCCGGTCACGGTGACTCTGGACGTGTCGTAG
- the gshB gene encoding glutathione synthase: protein MKLNVAVQMDPIARINIRGDSTFAMLLEAQRRGHGLCYYTPDKLSLRGGELYAPVQALTVRDQVGDHFTLGEPKPTALTSFDVVLLRQDPPFDLAYITSTHFLERIHPKTLVVNDPASVRNAPEKLFVMNFPQLMPPTLISRDLDEINAFRDQHGAVVMKPLHGHGGAAVFRVMPQDMNFGSLFDMFSVTFKEPWVIQRFLPEVKHGDKRIILVDGEFAGAVNRVPAADDLRSNMVRGGAAQATDLSAREREICDTLGPELRARGLLLVGIDVIDGNLTEINVTSPTGIRAISRLGGPDIAARVWDVIESKRR, encoded by the coding sequence ATGAAACTGAACGTCGCCGTCCAGATGGACCCGATCGCGCGCATCAACATCCGCGGCGACTCGACCTTCGCGATGCTGCTCGAAGCGCAGCGGCGCGGCCATGGCCTGTGTTACTATACGCCCGACAAGCTGTCGCTGCGCGGCGGCGAGCTCTATGCGCCGGTGCAGGCGCTGACGGTGCGCGACCAGGTCGGCGACCATTTCACGCTCGGCGAACCGAAACCGACCGCGCTGACATCCTTTGATGTCGTGCTGCTGCGGCAGGATCCGCCGTTCGATCTCGCCTACATCACCTCGACGCATTTCCTCGAGCGCATCCATCCGAAGACGCTGGTGGTCAATGATCCCGCAAGCGTCCGCAACGCGCCGGAAAAGCTGTTCGTGATGAACTTCCCGCAACTGATGCCGCCGACCTTGATCTCGCGCGATCTCGACGAGATCAACGCCTTCCGCGATCAGCACGGCGCTGTCGTGATGAAGCCGCTGCATGGCCATGGTGGCGCGGCGGTGTTTCGGGTGATGCCGCAGGATATGAATTTCGGCTCGCTGTTCGACATGTTCTCGGTGACGTTCAAGGAGCCCTGGGTGATCCAGCGCTTCCTCCCCGAGGTGAAGCACGGCGACAAGCGCATCATCCTGGTCGACGGCGAGTTCGCCGGCGCCGTCAACCGCGTGCCGGCAGCAGACGATCTGCGCTCCAACATGGTGCGCGGCGGCGCCGCGCAGGCCACCGATCTCAGCGCACGCGAGCGCGAGATCTGCGACACGCTCGGTCCGGAATTGCGCGCGCGCGGCCTGCTGCTGGTCGGCATCGACGTGATCGACGGCAACCTCACCGAGATCAACGTGACGTCGCCGACCGGCATCCGCGCGATCTCGCGGCTCGGCGGACCCGACATCGCCGCCCGCGTATGGGACGTCATCGAGAGCAAACGGCGCTGA
- a CDS encoding YraN family protein gives MAKTERVSPDKPAKTAAPERVAAFRTGLSAEARAAALLIAKGYRILAKRFRTPQGEIDIIARRRGLVAFVEVKARASLDDAAYAVTPRQQQRIIDAAQAWLMAHPDHAELELRFDAILVAPRSLPRHLVAAFDAST, from the coding sequence ATGGCGAAGACTGAGCGCGTCTCCCCTGACAAGCCGGCGAAGACGGCGGCACCCGAACGCGTCGCCGCCTTCCGCACCGGATTATCGGCGGAAGCCCGCGCCGCAGCGCTGCTGATCGCCAAGGGCTATCGCATCCTCGCCAAACGCTTCCGCACGCCCCAAGGCGAGATCGACATCATCGCGCGCAGGCGCGGCCTGGTTGCCTTCGTCGAGGTCAAGGCGCGTGCCTCGCTCGACGATGCCGCCTATGCGGTGACGCCGCGCCAGCAGCAGCGCATCATCGATGCCGCGCAGGCCTGGTTGATGGCGCATCCCGACCATGCCGAATTGGAGCTGCGCTTCGACGCGATTCTGGTTGCGCCGCGCAGCCTGCCGCGCCATCTGGTAGCGGCGTTCGACGCCAGCACCTGA
- the rsmI gene encoding 16S rRNA (cytidine(1402)-2'-O)-methyltransferase, producing the protein MGAKAIPKTSPDDGKSSTTSTYLVAGQIVAAPKARPGLHLVATPIGNLGDITLRALETLAGADLILCEDTRITRRLTERYGLSAELAAYHEHNAEAVRPRILQRLAEGAAIALVSDAGTPLISDPGYKLVREACEAGHVVTALPGPSAVLAALSVAALPTDRFFFEGFLPARQQARRTRLSELARIDATLVLFEAGNRVQETLADLADAMAGRQAAICRELTKLHEEVLRGAIGDLAAEAGDLETRGEFVLVIGPPPRGAGVLTPDALDAVLKDLLQRSSVKDAVMHAVELSGRPRREVYARALELVKDARSGSADGED; encoded by the coding sequence ATGGGCGCGAAGGCAATCCCCAAGACGTCGCCGGATGACGGCAAATCTTCCACCACGTCGACCTATCTGGTGGCGGGGCAGATCGTTGCGGCGCCCAAGGCGCGGCCTGGATTGCATCTGGTGGCGACCCCGATCGGCAATCTCGGCGACATCACGCTGCGCGCGCTGGAAACCCTGGCCGGCGCCGACCTCATCTTGTGCGAGGACACGCGAATCACCCGGCGCCTGACCGAGCGCTACGGCCTCAGCGCGGAACTCGCAGCCTATCATGAGCACAATGCCGAAGCCGTCAGACCCAGGATCCTGCAGCGCCTCGCCGAAGGCGCGGCCATCGCGCTGGTGTCCGACGCCGGCACGCCGCTGATCTCCGATCCCGGCTACAAGCTGGTGCGCGAGGCGTGTGAGGCCGGGCATGTTGTCACCGCGCTGCCGGGACCTTCCGCCGTGCTCGCGGCGCTCAGCGTGGCCGCGCTTCCGACCGACCGCTTCTTCTTCGAGGGGTTCCTGCCGGCCAGGCAGCAGGCGCGGCGTACGCGGCTGTCCGAGCTCGCGCGGATCGACGCGACGCTGGTGCTGTTCGAAGCCGGCAACCGGGTGCAGGAGACGCTGGCCGACCTCGCCGATGCCATGGCGGGACGTCAGGCCGCGATCTGCCGCGAGCTCACCAAGCTGCACGAGGAGGTGCTGCGCGGCGCCATCGGCGATCTCGCTGCGGAGGCCGGCGATCTCGAAACGCGCGGCGAGTTCGTGCTGGTGATCGGTCCGCCGCCGCGCGGCGCCGGGGTGCTGACGCCGGATGCGCTCGACGCCGTGTTGAAGGATCTGCTGCAGCGATCGAGCGTCAAGGATGCCGTGATGCATGCCGTCGAGCTGTCCGGCCGGCCGCGCCGCGAAGTCTATGCGCGCGCGCTCGAGCTGGTGAAGGACGCGCGGTCAGGGTCGGCCGATGGCGAAGACTGA
- a CDS encoding penicillin-binding protein activator: MVGPRHPNSLGPGPHGVARRTALGLIVGAPLLSACSNVQQGFNPFEQPTAPAGPPQQPAVAGNGQVKVGLILPLSASGNAGVAAQSMKNAAEMALAEFQNPNIQLLIKDDAGSPQGAQQGAQQACDEGAEIILGPLFAGSVPATAQVARARNISVIAFSTDSSVAGRGVYLLSFLPESDASRIVEYSASVGKRSFAALLPDNAYGTVVEGAFKTAVSRRGGRIVAFEKYSGDRNGPARTVAQALGGADALLLADDGESVAATADALTAAGANLRNIQLLGTGLWDNPRVYASASLQGGLYAAPDPSGFRAFAGRYRTRFGGDPVRTATLAYDAVALVAALARTQGNQRFAPDVLTNASGFAGIDGLFRFRSDGTNERGLAVMRVGSGGGQAVAGAPKSFSAT; this comes from the coding sequence ATGGTGGGCCCGCGTCATCCCAACTCTCTCGGTCCGGGACCCCATGGGGTCGCCCGGCGAACGGCGCTGGGCCTGATCGTCGGCGCGCCGCTGCTGTCGGCGTGCTCCAACGTCCAGCAGGGCTTCAATCCGTTCGAGCAGCCGACCGCGCCGGCGGGACCGCCGCAGCAACCGGCGGTGGCCGGCAACGGCCAGGTCAAGGTCGGGCTGATTCTGCCGCTGTCGGCGTCGGGCAATGCCGGCGTCGCCGCGCAATCGATGAAGAACGCCGCCGAGATGGCGCTGGCCGAGTTTCAGAACCCCAACATCCAGCTCCTGATCAAGGACGACGCCGGCAGCCCGCAAGGGGCGCAGCAGGGCGCGCAGCAGGCCTGCGACGAAGGCGCCGAGATCATTCTCGGCCCCCTGTTCGCGGGCTCAGTGCCGGCGACGGCTCAGGTGGCGCGCGCGCGCAACATCTCGGTCATCGCCTTTTCGACCGATTCGAGTGTGGCGGGGCGCGGCGTCTATCTGCTCAGCTTCCTGCCGGAGTCCGATGCCAGCCGCATCGTCGAATATTCCGCCAGCGTCGGCAAACGCTCGTTCGCGGCGCTGCTGCCCGACAATGCCTACGGCACCGTCGTCGAGGGGGCGTTCAAGACCGCGGTCAGCCGCCGCGGCGGACGCATCGTGGCATTCGAGAAATATTCCGGCGACCGCAACGGGCCTGCGCGCACGGTGGCGCAGGCGCTCGGCGGCGCCGATGCGCTGCTGCTGGCCGATGACGGCGAATCGGTCGCGGCGACGGCCGATGCGCTGACCGCTGCCGGCGCCAATCTGCGCAACATCCAGTTGCTCGGCACAGGGCTGTGGGACAATCCGCGCGTCTATGCCAGCGCCAGCCTGCAGGGCGGCCTCTATGCCGCGCCGGATCCCTCCGGCTTCCGCGCCTTTGCCGGCCGCTACCGGACGCGATTCGGCGGCGATCCCGTACGTACGGCGACCCTCGCCTATGATGCGGTGGCGCTCGTGGCCGCGTTGGCGCGCACCCAGGGCAACCAGCGTTTCGCGCCCGATGTCCTGACCAATGCATCCGGCTTCGCCGGCATCGACGGGCTGTTCCGGTTCCGCAGCGACGGCACCAATGAGCGCGGGCTTGCGGTGATGCGCGTCGGTTCGGGTGGCGGACAGGCGGTCGCCGGCGCGCCGAAGAGTTTCAGCGCGACGTGA
- the hemW gene encoding radical SAM family heme chaperone HemW — MSSADSEAFGVYVHWPFCLSKCPYCDFNSHVRHAAIDQDRFARAFAQEIATTAARIGPRTVTSIFLGGGTPSLMQPQTVGAILDAIGRHWHVAGDVEVSLEANPTSVEATRFAGYRAAGVNRVSLGVQAMDDASLKMLGRLHTAEEAMKAVAIARHAFERYSFDLIYARPDQTPAMWTEELTRAIGEAAEHLSLYQLTIEEGTPFFGLHAAGKLKTPDEGLARTLYDVTQEICGRHGLPAYEISNHARPGAECRHNLVYWRGHEYAGIGPGAHGRLDIGGIRHATATDKRPEAWLMRVESNGHGVMTDDELNREERADEFLLMGLRLAEGIDPQRYARISGRTLDPRRIALLREEGAIAVDPDGRLRVTQDGFPVLDAVVADLAA; from the coding sequence TTGAGCAGCGCTGACAGCGAAGCGTTCGGCGTCTATGTGCACTGGCCGTTCTGCCTGTCGAAATGTCCGTATTGCGACTTCAACAGCCACGTCCGGCATGCCGCCATCGATCAGGACCGCTTCGCCCGCGCCTTTGCGCAGGAGATCGCGACCACGGCCGCCCGCATTGGGCCGCGCACCGTCACGTCGATCTTTCTCGGCGGCGGCACCCCGTCGCTGATGCAGCCGCAGACGGTCGGCGCCATTCTCGACGCGATCGGCCGGCACTGGCACGTCGCTGGCGATGTCGAGGTGTCGCTCGAAGCCAACCCGACCAGCGTCGAGGCGACCCGCTTTGCCGGCTATCGCGCCGCCGGCGTCAACCGGGTCTCGCTCGGCGTCCAGGCGATGGACGATGCGTCGCTCAAGATGCTCGGCCGCCTGCACACCGCCGAGGAGGCGATGAAGGCGGTCGCGATCGCGCGCCATGCATTCGAGCGCTATTCGTTCGATCTGATCTACGCGCGGCCCGACCAGACGCCGGCGATGTGGACCGAGGAGCTGACGCGGGCGATCGGCGAGGCGGCTGAGCATTTGTCGCTGTATCAACTGACCATCGAGGAAGGCACGCCGTTCTTCGGCCTGCACGCCGCGGGCAAGCTGAAGACGCCGGACGAAGGCCTGGCGCGCACCTTGTACGACGTCACGCAGGAGATCTGTGGCCGTCACGGACTGCCGGCCTATGAGATTTCCAATCACGCCCGGCCCGGCGCGGAGTGCCGGCACAACCTCGTCTACTGGCGCGGCCACGAATATGCCGGCATCGGCCCGGGCGCCCATGGCCGCCTCGACATCGGCGGCATCAGGCACGCGACCGCGACCGACAAGCGGCCGGAGGCCTGGCTGATGCGGGTCGAGTCCAACGGTCATGGTGTGATGACCGACGACGAGCTCAACCGCGAGGAGCGCGCCGACGAATTCCTGCTGATGGGGCTGCGACTGGCCGAGGGCATCGACCCGCAGCGCTACGCAAGGATCTCCGGCCGCACGCTCGATCCGCGCCGCATCGCGCTGCTGCGCGAGGAGGGCGCGATCGCGGTCGATCCGGACGGGCGGCTGCGCGTGACCCAGGACGGCTTTCCGGTGCTCGACGCGGTCGTCGCCGACCTCGCCGCCTGA
- the rdgB gene encoding RdgB/HAM1 family non-canonical purine NTP pyrophosphatase — protein MNSPHRKLTGRIIIATHNPGKLAEMRELLAPHGVEAVSAGDLGLDEPDETGETFQANARIKAVAAARAAQLPAFADDSGIVVHALDGAPGIYSARWAGPDKDFGGAMTRIERLLQERGATGADKRSAHFVSALCVAWPDGHVEEVEARVDGTLVWPPRGTAGFGYDPMFLPEGHDRTFGEMTSIEKHGLPPLGLGLSHRARAFVKLAEICLEQR, from the coding sequence GTGAACAGCCCGCACCGCAAGCTCACCGGTCGCATCATCATTGCGACCCACAATCCCGGCAAGCTTGCCGAGATGCGCGAGCTGCTCGCCCCCCATGGCGTCGAGGCGGTGTCGGCCGGCGATCTCGGCCTGGACGAGCCGGACGAGACCGGCGAGACCTTCCAGGCCAACGCCCGCATCAAGGCGGTCGCCGCGGCCAGAGCCGCGCAGCTTCCTGCCTTTGCCGACGATTCCGGCATCGTGGTTCATGCGCTCGATGGGGCGCCGGGGATCTATTCGGCGCGCTGGGCCGGACCGGACAAGGATTTCGGCGGCGCGATGACGCGCATCGAGCGCCTCCTGCAGGAGCGGGGCGCGACTGGTGCCGACAAGCGCAGCGCCCATTTCGTCTCGGCGCTGTGCGTGGCGTGGCCGGACGGTCACGTCGAGGAGGTCGAGGCGCGGGTCGACGGCACCCTGGTCTGGCCGCCGCGTGGCACGGCGGGCTTCGGCTACGACCCGATGTTCCTGCCAGAGGGCCACGACCGGACCTTCGGCGAGATGACCAGCATCGAGAAACATGGCCTGCCGCCGCTCGGGCTCGGCCTGTCGCACCGGGCGCGCGCCTTCGTGAAACTCGCGGAGATCTGTCTTGAGCAGCGCTGA
- the rph gene encoding ribonuclease PH — MRPSRRAPDELRAVSLERGVVKYAEGSCLVKFGDTHVLVTATLEDRLPPWLKGQGRGWITAEYGMLPRATLERTRREASAGKQTGRTVEIQRLIGRSLRTAIDLEALGERQITVDCDVLQADGGTRTASITGAWVALADCIKWMKSRNMIKTEVLRANVAAISCGIYNGTPVLDLDYAEDSEAETDANFVMTGDGRIIEVQGTAEKTPFTEAEFLALMALARKGVARLVDLQKMAVA, encoded by the coding sequence ATGCGGCCGAGCCGCCGTGCACCGGATGAACTGCGGGCCGTGAGCCTGGAACGCGGCGTCGTCAAATACGCCGAGGGCTCCTGCTTGGTGAAGTTCGGCGACACCCATGTCCTGGTCACCGCCACGCTCGAGGACCGGCTGCCGCCCTGGCTCAAGGGCCAGGGACGCGGCTGGATCACCGCCGAATACGGCATGCTGCCGCGCGCCACGCTGGAACGGACCCGGCGCGAGGCCTCCGCAGGCAAGCAGACCGGCCGCACCGTCGAGATCCAGCGCCTGATCGGCCGCTCGCTGCGCACCGCGATCGACCTGGAAGCGCTCGGCGAGCGCCAGATCACGGTCGATTGCGACGTGCTGCAGGCCGATGGCGGCACGCGCACGGCGTCGATCACCGGCGCCTGGGTGGCGCTGGCCGACTGCATCAAGTGGATGAAATCGCGCAACATGATCAAGACCGAGGTGCTGCGCGCCAACGTCGCCGCAATCTCCTGCGGCATCTACAACGGCACGCCGGTGCTGGATCTCGACTACGCCGAGGACTCCGAGGCCGAGACCGACGCCAATTTCGTCATGACCGGCGACGGCCGCATCATCGAGGTGCAGGGCACGGCGGAGAAGACGCCGTTCACCGAGGCCGAATTCCTGGCGCTGATGGCGCTCGCCCGCAAGGGCGTCGCGCGGCTGGTCGACCTGCAGAAGATGGCGGTCGCGTGA
- the hrcA gene encoding heat-inducible transcriptional repressor HrcA gives MAHHDPINLMTPPAGLAHLNERSREIFRQIVESYLATGEPVGSRNISRLIAVPLSPASVRNVMADLEQLGLIYAPHTSAGRLPTEAGLRFFVDALMQVGDMTEAERQSIQSQLAAVGRAQSVEAALDEALTRLSGLTRAAAVVLTAKSNTRLKHIEFVRLEPERALVVLVGEDGQVENRVLTLPPGVPSSALTEASNFLNARIRGRTLAEARLELETALAHDRAELDQLTQKVIAAGVASWSGGDSDERQLIVRGHANLLEDLHALEDLERVRRLFDDLETKRGVVDLLGRAESAEGVRIFIGSENKLFSLSGSSTIVSPYSDATGRIVGVLGVIGPTRLNYARVIPTVDYAARLVSRLLGG, from the coding sequence GTGGCCCACCACGATCCGATCAACCTGATGACACCGCCGGCCGGTCTGGCGCACCTGAACGAGCGCTCGCGCGAGATCTTCCGGCAGATCGTCGAAAGCTATCTGGCGACCGGCGAACCGGTCGGCTCGCGCAACATTTCGCGGCTGATCGCGGTTCCGCTGTCGCCGGCCTCGGTGCGCAACGTCATGGCCGATCTCGAGCAGCTCGGCCTGATCTACGCGCCGCACACCTCGGCCGGCCGGCTGCCGACCGAGGCTGGCCTGCGCTTCTTCGTCGACGCCCTGATGCAGGTCGGCGACATGACGGAGGCCGAGCGGCAGTCGATCCAGAGCCAGCTCGCGGCCGTCGGCCGGGCGCAGTCGGTCGAAGCGGCGCTGGATGAAGCGCTGACCCGGCTGTCGGGTCTGACCCGTGCCGCTGCCGTGGTTCTCACCGCCAAATCCAACACCCGGCTGAAGCACATCGAGTTCGTCAGGCTCGAGCCCGAGCGCGCGCTCGTCGTTCTGGTCGGCGAGGACGGACAGGTCGAGAATCGGGTCCTGACCCTGCCGCCGGGCGTGCCGTCTTCGGCGCTGACCGAGGCGTCCAATTTCCTCAATGCCCGCATCAGAGGACGGACGCTGGCGGAAGCGCGGCTCGAGCTCGAGACCGCGCTGGCGCATGACCGTGCCGAGCTCGATCAGTTGACGCAGAAGGTGATCGCCGCCGGAGTCGCGAGCTGGTCCGGAGGGGACAGCGACGAGCGGCAGCTCATCGTGCGCGGCCACGCCAACCTGCTCGAGGATTTGCATGCGCTCGAAGATCTCGAGCGTGTCCGGCGGCTGTTCGACGATCTCGAGACCAAGCGCGGCGTCGTCGATCTGCTCGGACGGGCGGAGAGCGCGGAAGGTGTCCGCATCTTCATCGGCTCGGAGAACAAGCTGTTCTCGCTGTCGGGCTCGTCGACGATCGTGTCGCCCTATTCCGACGCCACGGGCCGCATCGTCGGCGTGCTCGGCGTCATCGGTCCGACCCGGCTCAACTATGCCCGGGTGATTCCGACGGTCGATTATGCCGCGCGTCTGGTCAGCCGGTTGCTGGGCGGCTGA